The nucleotide sequence CCCCGTGAGGGCCCGGCCCAGCAGGGTGATGGGGATGGAGAGCACCGGGTGCCGAGGACCCAGCACCTTCTCCAGAATGGCCAGCGCCCGCTCCTGATGGGCCTTGGCCTCGCCATACCGTCCCAGGTCCGCGAGCACTCCGCCCAGGTTGATGAGCATGCCCGCCACATCCGGGTGCTCGGGGCCATAAGTCTTCTCCTGGATGTGCAGCGCGCGCTCGAACCGCAGCCGTGCGTCTTCGTACCGGCCCAGTCCCGCCATCGCGATGCCCAGGCTGGCGAGCACCTTGGAGACGTGGGGGTGCTCGGGGCCCAGCGCCTTCTCCACGATGGCCAGGCTGCGCTCATGCCGGACCTGTGCCTCCTCGTACTTTCCCAGGTCCAGGAGCACATTCCCCAGCTGCTGGAGCACGGTGGCCGTCTGGAGATGATCCGGGCCCAGTGCCTCCTCCACGATGGTCAGGGCACGCTCGTGCCGGACCCGGGCTTCCTCGTACTGGCCCAGCTCCTTGAACACGATGCCCAACGTGGTGAGCGAGTGGGCCACGCTCACGTGCGTGGGGCCGACGGTCTCCTGCTGAATGGCCAGGGCGCGCTCGAGCCGCTCCTTCGCGTCCGCGTACTGGCCCATGCGCCGGAGCACGTTGCCCAGGTCCGTGAGCGCCAAGGCCACCCGAAGGTGGCTGGGGCCGAAGAGCTTCTCTCGAAGGGCCAGGACGCGCTCGTAGTGCTCCTTCGCCTCCTGGAACTGGCCCACGCTCTCGAGCCGCCGGCCGCGCACCTGGAGCGAGTCGGCGAGGGTCGCCTCGTCTCCCGCCAACTCCACCACCGTCTCCACCAGGGGCTCCAGCGGCTCGGCCTCCTTGGGGCGTGCCTGGCGAATGCCCACCAGCAGCAGCCGGAGGTTCCAGGCCTGCGCCACCCGCACCGCATCCCGGCCGTGGGCCGCCTCGGAGATGGCCTGCGCCACCGTGCTCTCGCTGGCCTTGTAGTCGCCCGCGCCCTCTTGCAGCTGGGCTCGGAGCAGCAGGGCCCTCGCGTGCAGGGGCGCATGGCCCACCGGCTCCACCTGGGAGAGAAGTTGCTCGCTCAGCGCCAGCCCCTCTTTGTACTTTCCTGCCGCGAGCAGCACCTCCAGGGGTTCTACCTGCGCCTGCAGCGCCTCCACCCTCGCGCGCACCTGGGGATCCTCGGGAGGTGGCACCGCCGCCAGCAGCGCCTGGGCATCCGCGCAGTACTCCAGCGGCGGCAGCGCCTGCGCCACCGGCACCGCCTTGTCCACCAGCTCCGGATCCGGTCCACGCCCCAGCAGTCCGGTGAAGGCTTGGAGCTGGCTGCGCCGCCGCTCCAGGCAGGCCTCTCGCAGCAGCTCCAGGCTCTGCGACCGCGGTGCCGTCACCGGGTGCGCGGCCGCCACCTGGCACACCTCGACTCGCTGCTTCACCCAAGCCTGGGCGTACCCATCCAGCAGCCGCTCCACGCGCTGGGCTGTGTCTTTCGCATACGGCAGCCCGGTGGCCTCCATCGCCTGGGTGACGCGGGCCTTCACCGGCGCGTCCCACACTCCCTCCAGGCGGCGCGTCAGGCTCTCGCAGTCCGGGCCCTGCTGGCGCACCCACGTCCAGACCGCCAGCCCCGCGAACAGCGCCACCGCCGCCGTCAGTCCTCCCATTCGCAGCCAGTTCCGGCGCCGCACCTCGGGATCGTCCTCCAACTGCCGCAACACCTGCTCCAGGGAGCCGGGCCGCTGCAGCGGGTTGGGGTGCAGGCCCTGCAGCACCGCGCGAGCCACCCAGCCGGGCACCTGCGAGTCCGCGGGAGGAATGGGCGGCTGGCCCTCCTTCAAGAGGCGGAGAACCGACGCCATTGAGTCCATGGGGAAGGGGACTCGCCCATAGAGCGCCTCGTAGAGCGAGGCACAGAAGGCATACACGTCACTGCGCACATTCGCTGGCTGGCCTTGGAGCAGCTCCGGAGCCATGTACGCGGGTGTTCCCAGCACGGCGCCCGGCAAGGTGAGCGGCGCCTCCAGCGCGGAGGTGGGGAGGGCGGTGACAGGCTGTGCGGCGGCGTCTGGGGTCGCCCCAGCCCGTGCCAGGCCAAAGTCCGTGACTCGCACCCGGCCGTCCTCGCCGACCAGGACATTGTCGGGCTTGAAGTCCCGGTGGACGAGGCCCGCGGCGTGTGCGGCCGTCAGCCCACGCCCCGCGGCCAGATAGGCTTGGACGGCCTCTCGCCAGGACCGGGGCGAAGTCTGCTGGCTCCAGCTCCGCAGCGTCTGTCCCTGGACGTACTCCATGGCGATGAAGACGGAGCCATCCTCGAGCGTCCCCGCGTCATAGACGGCCACCACGT is from Hyalangium minutum and encodes:
- a CDS encoding serine/threonine-protein kinase; the encoded protein is MSESPRQAPPATPEEAQTVIRPQSGSAPASGATPPASEVGGFHVAPGSTLAGRYTVLNVLGQGGMGVVVAAYDARLDRRVALKRVRSHEAQRSGDGLAQVRMVREAQSMARLNHPHVVAVYDAGTLEDGSVFIAMEYVQGQTLRSWSQQTSPRSWREAVQAYLAAGRGLTAAHAAGLVHRDFKPDNVLVGEDGRVRVTDFGLARAGATPDAAAQPVTALPTSALEAPLTLPGAVLGTPAYMAPELLQGQPANVRSDVYAFCASLYEALYGRVPFPMDSMASVLRLLKEGQPPIPPADSQVPGWVARAVLQGLHPNPLQRPGSLEQVLRQLEDDPEVRRRNWLRMGGLTAAVALFAGLAVWTWVRQQGPDCESLTRRLEGVWDAPVKARVTQAMEATGLPYAKDTAQRVERLLDGYAQAWVKQRVEVCQVAAAHPVTAPRSQSLELLREACLERRRSQLQAFTGLLGRGPDPELVDKAVPVAQALPPLEYCADAQALLAAVPPPEDPQVRARVEALQAQVEPLEVLLAAGKYKEGLALSEQLLSQVEPVGHAPLHARALLLRAQLQEGAGDYKASESTVAQAISEAAHGRDAVRVAQAWNLRLLLVGIRQARPKEAEPLEPLVETVVELAGDEATLADSLQVRGRRLESVGQFQEAKEHYERVLALREKLFGPSHLRVALALTDLGNVLRRMGQYADAKERLERALAIQQETVGPTHVSVAHSLTTLGIVFKELGQYEEARVRHERALTIVEEALGPDHLQTATVLQQLGNVLLDLGKYEEAQVRHERSLAIVEKALGPEHPHVSKVLASLGIAMAGLGRYEDARLRFERALHIQEKTYGPEHPDVAGMLINLGGVLADLGRYGEAKAHQERALAILEKVLGPRHPVLSIPITLLGRALTGLGRYDEAQRQLDRALALQQQPQEHAGLVEPLTGLGWLQLARGRPTAAVPLLERALKLAPEQAGTEVRFALAQALWESKQDRPRALELATRAREEWRRRGHAPRLAEVSQWLASRR